A single region of the Manihot esculenta cultivar AM560-2 chromosome 12, M.esculenta_v8, whole genome shotgun sequence genome encodes:
- the LOC110628027 gene encoding NAC domain-containing protein 73, which translates to MTWCNDCNDVQTIERSSPVPSTTSSNIAQRHKDSLLRSCPSCGHQIKCQDQARIHDLPGLPAGVKFDPTDQELLEHLEGQVKSDSRKIHPLIDEFIPTIEGENGICYTHPEKLPGVSKDGLVRHFFHRPSKAYTTGTRKRRKVHTDTEGGETRWHKTGKTRPVFVSGKLKGYKKILVLYTNYGKQKKPEKTNWVMHQYHLGNNEEEKEGELVVSKVFYQTQPRQCGSSMKDSFTSKLKGQSGHEGANSLKNSSVVEYYSPFISFDQGSHTRGNPPPPQLLQHFAVHDGSSFIP; encoded by the exons ATGACTTGGTGCAATGACTGTAACGATGTTCAAACCATTGAAAGAAGTTCCCCAGTTCCTTCAACTACAAGTTCTAACATTGCTCAAAGACATAAAGACAGCCTACTCAGAAGCTGCCCTTCTTGTGGTCACCAGATCAAATGCCAAGATCAG GCGAGAATCCATGATTTGCCAGGGCTGCCTGCAGGAGTGAAGTTTGATCCGACTGATCAAGAACTGCTTGAGCATTTGGAAGGACAGGTGAAGTCTGATTCTCGTAAGATTCATCCTCTAATCGATGAGTTCATCCCCACAATTGAAGGAGAGAATGGAATTTGCTACACTCACCCAGAAAAGTTGCCAG GAGTTAGCAAGGACGGCCTAGTTCGCCACTTCTTTCATCGGCCTTCAAAAGCATACACAACAGgaacaagaaaaagaagaaaggtacaCACAGACACAGAAGGTGGCGAGACTCGTTGGCACAAAACAGGCAAGACAAGACCAGTTTTCGTAAGTGGAAAGTTGAAAGGCTACAAGAAGATTCTAGTGCTTTACACCAACTACGGGAAGCAAAAAAAGCCTGAGAAGACCAACTGGGTAATGCATCAATACCATCTTGGTAATAACGAGGAAGAGAAAGAAGGAGAGCTCGTGGTTTCAAAAGTTTTCTACCAAACACAGCCTAGACAGTGTGGTTCATCTATGAAAGACTCTTTCACTTCAAAGTTGAAGGGTCAAAGTGGTCATGAAGGGGCTAATAGCCTTAAGAATTCCAGTGTTGTTGAGTATTACAGTCCTTTTATATCCTTTGATCAGGGGAGCCATACCAGAGGaaaccctcctcctcctcaattGCTTCAACATTTTGCAGTCCATGATGGGTCTTCTTTTATCCCTTGA